A genomic stretch from Haloarchaeobius amylolyticus includes:
- the tpiA gene encoding triose-phosphate isomerase — MFVLVNLKAYPCDPVGVATAAANVSDDSGVRIAVAPQAAHLQRVAETGVETWAQHVSPVEHGSHTGSTLAEAAADAGAVGTLLNHSENRLKLADIDSSLRAAERADLETIVCANNPRQIGAAAALGPDSVAVEPPELIGTGTPVSQADPDVVTGAVEAAKAVDESVDVLCGAGISTGDDLEAAGELGSTGVLLASGVAKADDPRAALEDLVSPL, encoded by the coding sequence GTGTTCGTACTCGTCAACCTGAAGGCGTACCCGTGCGACCCGGTCGGGGTCGCGACGGCGGCAGCGAACGTGAGCGACGACTCTGGCGTGCGTATCGCCGTGGCCCCGCAGGCCGCGCACCTGCAGCGCGTGGCCGAGACGGGCGTCGAGACCTGGGCCCAGCACGTCAGCCCGGTCGAGCACGGCAGCCACACCGGGAGCACGCTGGCGGAGGCGGCCGCCGACGCCGGCGCGGTCGGCACGCTCCTGAACCACTCCGAGAACCGGCTGAAACTCGCGGACATCGATAGCTCGCTGCGCGCCGCCGAGCGCGCCGACCTCGAGACCATCGTCTGCGCGAACAACCCGCGCCAGATCGGCGCGGCCGCCGCCCTCGGCCCGGACTCGGTCGCGGTCGAGCCGCCGGAACTCATCGGCACCGGCACGCCCGTCAGCCAGGCCGACCCGGACGTCGTCACCGGCGCGGTCGAGGCTGCCAAGGCCGTCGACGAGAGCGTCGACGTACTCTGTGGCGCCGGCATCTCGACCGGCGACGACCTCGAGGCCGCGGGCGAACTCGGGTCGACCGGCGTGCTCCTCGCCTCCGGTGTCGCCAAGGCCGACGACCCGCGCGCCGCGCTCGAGGACCTCGTCTCGCCGCTGTAA
- a CDS encoding YlbF family regulator, producing the protein MSIETSGDAAEETNTVDERARELGEAIRNLPEFERFQEAQEAVEQSEEAQEKIDEFEQVRQEFMLARQTGQASQEDLQHLQETQQELHDIPVMEEYLDAQNRLDVKLEQVNDTLSEVIGLDFADEASGCCND; encoded by the coding sequence ATGAGCATCGAAACGAGCGGGGACGCAGCCGAGGAGACGAACACGGTCGACGAGCGCGCCCGCGAACTCGGTGAGGCCATCCGCAACCTGCCCGAGTTCGAGCGGTTCCAGGAGGCCCAGGAGGCCGTCGAGCAGTCCGAGGAGGCCCAGGAGAAGATCGACGAGTTCGAGCAGGTCCGCCAGGAGTTCATGCTGGCGCGCCAGACCGGCCAGGCCTCCCAGGAGGACCTCCAGCACCTCCAGGAGACCCAGCAGGAACTGCACGACATCCCCGTGATGGAGGAGTACCTCGACGCCCAGAACCGCCTCGACGTGAAGCTCGAGCAGGTCAACGACACGCTCTCCGAGGTCATCGGGCTCGACTTCGCCGACGAGGCCTCCGGCTGCTGCAACGACTGA
- a CDS encoding toll/interleukin-1 receptor domain-containing protein, with protein sequence MTDAQVFVTHASEDLDLAQDLFGTVRNLPVGVHLAMEELEAGRTRSDLKGRLANADVVVAVLTAEGVADHWVNQEIGFATARGIPVLPLYEPPVDRPGYLANVEGVQLDREEVPVTVFNLLCRLRAEIAPLGTLSTPNWYLEFPCNFEGCGHRVVLDVEQQQKDLWQQYEHNQPLVATCGECGSRYLFNPGTLGYVRREDPAEQEQV encoded by the coding sequence ATGACCGACGCGCAGGTCTTCGTCACGCACGCGAGCGAAGACCTCGACCTGGCCCAGGACCTGTTCGGGACGGTCCGGAACCTCCCGGTCGGGGTCCACCTCGCCATGGAGGAACTCGAGGCCGGCCGGACGCGGAGCGACCTCAAGGGGCGACTCGCGAACGCCGACGTGGTCGTCGCCGTGCTCACCGCCGAGGGCGTCGCCGACCACTGGGTCAACCAGGAGATCGGCTTCGCCACGGCCCGCGGTATCCCGGTGCTCCCGCTCTACGAACCGCCCGTCGACCGGCCGGGCTACCTCGCGAACGTCGAGGGCGTCCAGCTCGACCGCGAGGAGGTTCCGGTCACCGTGTTCAACCTGCTCTGCCGGCTCCGGGCGGAAATCGCCCCGCTCGGGACGCTCTCGACCCCGAACTGGTACCTGGAGTTCCCCTGCAACTTCGAGGGCTGTGGCCACCGCGTGGTGCTCGACGTCGAACAGCAACAGAAGGACCTCTGGCAGCAGTACGAGCACAACCAGCCGCTCGTGGCGACCTGCGGCGAGTGCGGGTCGCGCTACCTCTTCAACCCGGGGACGCTCGGGTACGTCCGCCGGGAGGACCCCGCCGAGCAGGAGCAGGTCTAG